In Pseudomonas putida, a genomic segment contains:
- the dnaQ gene encoding DNA polymerase III subunit epsilon codes for MEQQQDKRFVILDTETTGMPVTEGHRIIEIGCVEVIGRRLTGRHFHVYLQPDRESDEGAINVHGITDAFLVGKPRFGDVAEEFFEFIQGATLVIHNAAFDVGFINNEFALLGQHDRADISQHCTILDTLLLARARHPGQRNSLDALCKRYDIDNSGRELHGALLDSELLADVYLAMTGGQTSLSLVGNGADGDDEGQGSGGSEIRRIVGRAPGRVIMASAEELEAHAERLAAIAKSAGGPSMWQTLSEAPAS; via the coding sequence GTGGAGCAGCAGCAAGATAAGCGGTTCGTAATCCTCGATACCGAAACCACCGGCATGCCGGTTACCGAAGGCCACCGCATCATCGAGATCGGCTGCGTCGAGGTGATTGGCCGGCGCCTGACCGGGCGGCACTTCCACGTCTACCTGCAGCCGGACCGCGAGAGTGACGAGGGGGCGATCAACGTCCACGGCATCACCGATGCGTTCCTGGTGGGCAAGCCGCGCTTCGGCGATGTAGCCGAAGAATTCTTCGAGTTCATCCAGGGCGCCACCCTGGTCATCCACAACGCGGCGTTCGACGTTGGTTTCATCAACAACGAATTTGCCCTGCTCGGGCAGCACGACCGCGCCGACATCTCGCAGCATTGCACCATCCTCGACACCTTGTTGCTGGCGCGTGCTCGTCACCCAGGCCAGCGCAACAGCCTCGACGCGCTGTGCAAACGTTACGACATCGACAACTCTGGCCGTGAACTGCACGGCGCACTGCTCGACTCCGAGTTGCTGGCCGATGTCTACCTGGCGATGACCGGTGGCCAGACCAGCCTTTCGCTGGTTGGCAACGGGGCCGATGGGGACGACGAAGGGCAGGGCAGTGGTGGCAGCGAAATCCGCCGCATCGTCGGGCGTGCGCCCGGGCGGGTGATCATGGCCAGCGCCGAGGAGCTCGAAGCCCATGCCGAGCGCCTGGCGGCAATCGCCAAGTCGGCGGGTGGGCCATCGATGTGGCAGACCCTGAGCGAAGCGCCAGCCAGCTGA
- the rnhA gene encoding ribonuclease HI, whose translation MSDNVEIYTDGACKGNPGPGGWGALIVYKGVEKELWGGERETTNNRMELMAAIQGLMALKRECEVVLTTDSQYVMKGINEWMVNWKKRGWKTAAKEPVKNADLWQLLDEQVNRHKVTWKWVRGHIGHPGNERADQLANRGVDEVRAKR comes from the coding sequence ATGAGCGATAACGTCGAGATCTACACCGATGGTGCCTGCAAGGGCAATCCTGGCCCCGGCGGCTGGGGTGCCCTGATAGTCTACAAGGGCGTCGAGAAGGAGTTGTGGGGCGGCGAACGCGAAACCACTAACAATCGCATGGAGTTGATGGCCGCTATCCAGGGCTTGATGGCCCTCAAGCGTGAATGCGAAGTGGTGCTGACAACCGACTCGCAGTACGTGATGAAAGGCATCAACGAGTGGATGGTCAACTGGAAAAAACGTGGCTGGAAGACCGCCGCCAAAGAGCCGGTGAAGAACGCCGACTTGTGGCAACTGCTCGATGAGCAGGTCAATCGGCACAAGGTCACCTGGAAGTGGGTGCGTGGGCATATCGGCCACCCCGGTAACGAACGCGCCGACCAGTTGGCCAATCGTGGCGTCGACGAGGTGCGCGCAAAGCGCTGA
- a CDS encoding methyltransferase domain-containing protein: MTDQAFAQADPDWVKLISLAREWFNGPIGQLMLKEEEKLLEEELGRFFGGYLVHYGPCADAPPTAPQVQRNVRLGAPLPGVEIVCEEQAWPLGEHAADVVVLQHGLDFSLSPHGLLREAASAVRPGGHLLIVGINPWSSWGVRHVFSHGALRKARCISASRVGDWLNLLGFALEKRRFGCYRPPLASPAWQQRLAGWERVAGGRQGAGGGVYLLVARKMVVGLRPLRPQRREPMGKLLPLPLAKVNRSAADPDSEKH, from the coding sequence ATGACCGACCAAGCCTTTGCCCAGGCCGATCCGGACTGGGTCAAGCTGATCAGCCTGGCCCGTGAGTGGTTCAACGGGCCGATCGGGCAACTGATGTTGAAAGAAGAAGAGAAGCTGCTCGAAGAGGAGCTTGGACGCTTCTTTGGTGGCTATCTGGTGCACTATGGGCCTTGCGCCGATGCGCCCCCTACCGCCCCGCAGGTGCAACGCAACGTGCGCCTGGGCGCGCCGTTGCCTGGGGTCGAGATCGTCTGCGAGGAGCAGGCCTGGCCCCTCGGTGAGCATGCCGCGGACGTGGTGGTGCTGCAGCATGGCCTGGATTTCAGCCTGTCGCCCCATGGCTTGCTGCGCGAGGCGGCCAGTGCCGTGCGCCCGGGTGGGCACCTGTTGATCGTCGGCATCAACCCCTGGAGCAGTTGGGGCGTGCGCCATGTGTTCAGCCACGGCGCCTTGCGCAAGGCGCGCTGCATCTCCGCCTCGCGGGTGGGGGACTGGCTCAACCTGCTGGGCTTCGCGCTGGAGAAACGCCGCTTCGGGTGCTATCGTCCGCCGCTTGCCTCGCCGGCCTGGCAGCAACGCCTGGCCGGTTGGGAGCGGGTTGCTGGCGGGCGCCAGGGCGCGGGCGGCGGGGTCTACCTGCTGGTGGCGCGCAAGATGGTGGTCGGCTTGCGACCGCTGCGCCCGCAACGTCGCGAGCCCATGGGCAAGCTGCTGCCGCTGCCGCTGGCCAAGGTCAACCGCAGCGCCGCCGACCCTGATTCCGAAAAGCACTGA
- a CDS encoding extracellular solute-binding protein, protein MIRPLLLSLSLALSFPAAAKVSESHGYAQFGTLKYPATFTHFDWVNPQAPKGGTLRAMAFGTFDTLNPYTFKGSSPVTTPNFLQYGISELNETLMVGTGQYDPSGDEATSSYGLIASSVEYSEDRSWVVFNLRPEARWHDGKPITSADVAFSYRTLLNEGHPIYRTNLQEVARVDILGPLRIRFVFKRAGNPLLILRLGEMPVLPKHYWQGRDFKATTFTPPLGSGPYRITEVQPGRRLVFERVKNYWGKDLAVNRGKYNFNRVEYEFYRDATVAFEAFKAGEFDIYIEHQAKNWANGYTFPAVRRGEVIKAQIPHRIPTQTQGLFMNSRRAAFSDARVRQALGLMLDFEWTNRALFSSAYRRSTSYYPNSEFAATGLPTGKEWLLLAPWREQLPDALFTQPYQVSHTDGRGISRQTLRQALALLGQAGWKLDGQRLVNDKGQQLRMEVLLVNPNLERILQPYVENLASIGIDAHLRTVDRAQYKQRLDQFDFDMILMTLNQTLSPGLEQWLYFHSSQASTKGSKNYAGVKDPIVDHLLDTLLAARTRDDQVAAARALDRVLSWQYYMIPNWYLDNHRLAYRNRFAFVTTPPYTLGLNSWWIKTSEKAQ, encoded by the coding sequence TTGATACGTCCCCTCCTGCTGTCTCTCAGCCTGGCCTTGAGCTTTCCCGCAGCCGCGAAGGTGAGCGAAAGCCACGGATACGCGCAGTTCGGCACGCTCAAGTACCCAGCCACATTCACCCATTTCGACTGGGTCAACCCGCAAGCGCCCAAAGGCGGCACCTTGCGGGCCATGGCATTCGGCACCTTCGATACGCTCAACCCGTATACCTTCAAGGGCAGCAGCCCGGTCACCACGCCCAATTTCCTGCAGTATGGCATCAGCGAGCTGAACGAAACGCTGATGGTCGGCACCGGCCAATACGACCCCTCGGGCGATGAGGCCACCTCCAGCTATGGCCTGATCGCAAGCTCGGTGGAATACAGCGAGGACCGCAGCTGGGTGGTGTTCAACCTGCGCCCGGAAGCGCGCTGGCATGATGGCAAGCCGATTACCTCGGCAGACGTTGCGTTTTCCTACCGCACTCTGCTCAATGAAGGCCACCCGATCTACCGCACCAACCTGCAGGAGGTCGCCCGCGTCGACATCCTCGGGCCGCTGCGCATCCGCTTCGTGTTCAAACGTGCCGGCAACCCTTTGCTGATCCTGCGCCTGGGCGAAATGCCGGTGCTGCCCAAGCACTACTGGCAGGGCCGCGACTTCAAGGCCACCACTTTCACCCCACCCCTGGGCAGCGGTCCCTACCGCATCACCGAGGTGCAGCCTGGGCGGCGCCTGGTGTTCGAGCGGGTGAAGAACTACTGGGGCAAGGACCTGGCCGTCAACCGTGGCAAATACAACTTCAATCGCGTCGAGTACGAGTTCTACCGCGACGCCACGGTGGCGTTCGAAGCCTTCAAGGCAGGCGAATTCGATATCTATATCGAGCACCAGGCCAAGAATTGGGCCAACGGCTACACCTTCCCGGCCGTGCGCCGCGGCGAGGTGATCAAGGCGCAGATCCCTCACCGCATCCCGACCCAGACCCAGGGCCTGTTCATGAACAGCCGCCGGGCGGCCTTCAGCGACGCCCGCGTGCGCCAGGCCCTGGGCCTGATGCTCGACTTCGAGTGGACCAACCGCGCCTTGTTCAGCAGCGCCTACCGCCGCTCGACCAGCTACTACCCCAACAGCGAATTCGCCGCTACCGGCCTGCCCACCGGCAAGGAATGGTTGCTGCTGGCGCCCTGGCGCGAGCAACTGCCCGATGCGCTGTTCACCCAGCCGTACCAGGTCAGCCATACCGATGGCCGCGGCATCAGCCGCCAGACCCTGCGCCAGGCGCTGGCCCTGCTCGGCCAGGCCGGCTGGAAGCTCGATGGCCAACGCCTGGTCAACGACAAGGGCCAGCAGCTGCGCATGGAAGTGCTGCTGGTCAACCCAAACCTCGAACGCATTTTGCAACCCTATGTCGAAAACCTCGCAAGCATCGGCATCGACGCCCACTTGCGTACCGTGGACCGCGCCCAATACAAACAACGCCTGGACCAGTTCGACTTCGACATGATCCTGATGACCCTCAACCAGACCCTGAGCCCGGGCCTTGAGCAATGGCTGTATTTCCACTCGAGCCAAGCCTCGACCAAGGGCAGCAAGAACTATGCTGGGGTCAAGGACCCGATAGTCGACCACTTGCTCGACACCTTGCTCGCCGCCCGCACCCGCGATGACCAGGTCGCCGCCGCCCGCGCCCTGGACCGCGTGCTCTCATGGCAGTACTACATGATCCCCAACTGGTACCTCGACAACCATCGCCTGGCCTACCGCAACCGGTTCGCCTTCGTCACCACGCCGCCCTACACCCTTGGGCTGAACAGCTGGTGGATCAAGACTTCGGAGAAAGCCCAATGA
- a CDS encoding Orn/Lys/Arg decarboxylase N-terminal domain-containing protein, giving the protein MYKDLKFPILIVHRAIKADSVAGERIRGIADELTQDGFTVIKTADHAEARLVAATHHGLACMLIAAEGAGDNTHLLQNMAELIGLARLRAPELPIFALGEQVTLENAPAEAMSELNQLRGILYLFEDTVPFLARQVARAAHRYLDGLLPPFFKALVQHTAQSNYSWHTPGHGGGVAYRKSPVGQAFHQFFGENTLRSDLSVSVPELGSLLDHTGPLAEAEARAARNFGADHTFFVINGTSTANKIVWHAMVGRGDLVLVDRNCHKSVVHAIIMTGAIPIYLCPERNELGIIGPIPLSEFSAESIQAKVQANPLAKGRAPRIKLAVVTNSTYDGLCYHAGLIKQALGASVEVLHFDEAWFAYAAFHEFFSGRYAMGTDCVAGSPLVFSTHSTHKLLAAFSQASMIHVQEGAQRQLDRDRFNEAFMMHISTSPQYGIIASLDVASAMMEGPAGRSLLQEMFDEALSFRRVLTSLRERLTVDDWWFSIWQPPAAEGSQQLAARDWLLQPGAAWHGFADVADDYVLLDPLKVTLVMPGLNAGGVLGEHGIPAAVVGKFLWERGLVVEKTGLYSFLVLFSMGITKGKWSTLLTELLEFKRHYDGNTALAACLPSIVAVDAVRYQGLGLRDLCDQLHDCYRANATAKQLVRLFTSLPEVVMSPAQAYDHMVRGEVEAVPIEALEGRIAAVMLVPYPPGIALIMPGERFTEKTRSILDYLAFARAFSSGFPGFVADVHGLQAENGRYTVDCIKECE; this is encoded by the coding sequence ATGTACAAGGACCTCAAGTTCCCCATTCTCATCGTCCACCGCGCCATCAAGGCCGACAGCGTGGCCGGTGAACGCATTCGCGGTATCGCCGACGAGCTCACCCAGGACGGCTTCACCGTCATCAAGACGGCCGATCACGCCGAGGCGCGGCTGGTCGCAGCCACCCACCATGGCCTGGCCTGCATGCTCATCGCCGCCGAAGGCGCTGGCGACAACACCCATCTGTTGCAGAACATGGCCGAGCTGATCGGCCTGGCGCGCCTGCGCGCCCCCGAATTGCCGATCTTCGCCCTCGGCGAGCAGGTGACCCTGGAAAATGCCCCGGCCGAGGCCATGAGCGAGCTCAACCAGCTGCGTGGCATCCTCTACCTGTTCGAAGACACCGTGCCGTTCCTCGCACGTCAGGTAGCACGCGCCGCGCATCGCTATCTCGATGGCCTGCTGCCGCCGTTTTTCAAGGCCCTGGTGCAGCACACCGCGCAATCCAATTATTCCTGGCACACGCCCGGTCATGGCGGTGGCGTGGCCTACCGCAAAAGCCCCGTTGGCCAGGCTTTTCACCAGTTCTTCGGCGAAAACACCCTGCGCTCGGACCTGTCCGTTTCGGTACCGGAACTGGGCTCGCTGCTCGACCACACAGGCCCCCTGGCCGAGGCCGAAGCGCGCGCCGCGCGCAACTTCGGCGCCGATCACACGTTCTTCGTGATCAACGGCACCTCCACCGCCAACAAGATCGTCTGGCACGCCATGGTTGGTCGTGGCGACTTGGTGCTGGTCGACCGCAACTGCCACAAGTCGGTGGTGCATGCGATCATCATGACCGGGGCCATTCCCATCTATTTGTGCCCAGAACGCAACGAGCTGGGGATCATCGGACCTATCCCGCTCAGCGAATTCAGCGCCGAATCGATCCAGGCGAAGGTGCAGGCCAACCCCTTGGCCAAGGGGCGGGCACCGCGTATCAAGCTGGCGGTAGTGACCAACTCCACCTACGACGGCCTCTGCTACCACGCCGGGCTCATCAAGCAGGCGCTGGGCGCCAGCGTCGAGGTGCTGCATTTCGACGAGGCCTGGTTCGCCTATGCCGCCTTCCACGAATTCTTCAGCGGGCGCTATGCCATGGGCACCGATTGCGTCGCGGGCAGCCCGCTGGTGTTCAGCACCCATTCCACGCACAAGCTGCTTGCCGCCTTCAGCCAGGCGTCGATGATCCACGTGCAGGAAGGGGCTCAGCGCCAACTGGATCGCGACCGTTTCAACGAAGCGTTCATGATGCACATCTCCACCTCGCCGCAGTACGGCATCATCGCCTCGCTGGATGTCGCCTCGGCCATGATGGAAGGCCCCGCTGGGCGTTCGCTGCTACAGGAGATGTTCGATGAGGCACTGAGTTTTCGCCGAGTCCTGACCAGCCTGCGCGAGCGTCTGACCGTCGATGACTGGTGGTTCAGCATCTGGCAACCGCCGGCAGCGGAGGGCAGTCAGCAACTGGCGGCGCGAGACTGGTTGTTGCAGCCAGGGGCAGCCTGGCATGGTTTTGCCGACGTGGCGGATGACTACGTGCTGCTCGACCCGCTCAAGGTGACCCTGGTGATGCCGGGCCTGAATGCCGGTGGCGTGTTGGGCGAACACGGCATTCCGGCGGCGGTGGTCGGCAAGTTTCTCTGGGAGCGTGGGCTGGTGGTGGAAAAGACCGGCCTGTACAGCTTCCTGGTGCTGTTCTCGATGGGCATCACCAAGGGTAAGTGGAGCACGCTGCTGACCGAACTGCTGGAGTTCAAGCGCCATTACGATGGCAATACCGCGCTCGCAGCCTGCCTGCCGAGCATCGTCGCGGTCGACGCCGTGCGCTATCAAGGGTTGGGGCTGCGCGACCTGTGCGATCAATTGCACGATTGCTACCGCGCCAATGCCACGGCCAAGCAACTGGTACGCTTGTTCACCTCGCTACCGGAGGTGGTGATGAGCCCTGCCCAAGCCTACGATCACATGGTCCGTGGCGAGGTAGAGGCGGTCCCGATCGAGGCCCTGGAGGGCCGGATCGCGGCGGTGATGCTGGTG
- a CDS encoding lytic transglycosylase domain-containing protein, producing MSSRSRRTFHSVALTRLAQVSALALAATLVGCQSTRQLDESDSVRAHSYQARIKHKPQTFAVKPAEQAPQDVWERMRQGFALQDSIDVNPRIEQQRLWFASNPSFLENASERGSLYLHYIVERLEERDMPLELALLPAIESAYNPMAYSRAHAAGMWQFIPSTGRHFNLRQTNFYDGRRDITASTNAALDYLSRLHDMFNGDWLLALAAYNAGEGTVSRAIERNERLGLPTDYWNLPLPQETRDYVPKLLALSQVVSTPEAYGVNLSPIANEPYFEAIAINERLDLTRVAAFANIDEDELIQLNPAFKKRMTVDGPQQLLVPTAKAQLLSDSLSNLKPEQLLSLQPNKAVFERAVAEAKAPATARSYRVKRGDNLSTIAKANRVSVKDIQRWNKLPGNRVKAGQVLALRGGSAPGAAGNRVAASGQRSTQYKVRKGDSLYLVAKRFNVEMKHLKRWNPRSGHALKPGQTLTVYLSR from the coding sequence ATGTCTTCCCGTAGCCGCAGAACCTTTCATTCCGTCGCCTTGACGCGCCTGGCCCAGGTCAGTGCGCTGGCCCTGGCCGCCACCTTGGTGGGCTGCCAGAGCACCCGTCAACTCGACGAATCCGACAGCGTTCGCGCACACAGCTACCAGGCGCGGATCAAGCACAAACCCCAGACGTTCGCGGTCAAACCGGCCGAACAGGCCCCGCAGGATGTCTGGGAACGCATGCGCCAGGGCTTCGCCCTGCAGGACAGCATCGACGTCAATCCGCGCATCGAACAACAGCGCCTGTGGTTCGCCAGTAACCCCTCGTTCCTCGAGAACGCCAGCGAACGCGGCAGCCTGTACCTGCACTACATCGTCGAGCGGCTCGAAGAACGCGACATGCCCCTGGAGCTGGCCCTGCTGCCAGCCATCGAGAGCGCCTACAACCCGATGGCCTACTCGCGCGCCCATGCCGCAGGCATGTGGCAGTTCATCCCCTCCACGGGTCGCCACTTCAACCTGCGCCAGACCAACTTCTACGACGGCCGCCGCGACATCACTGCGTCGACCAATGCCGCGCTGGACTACCTGAGCCGCCTGCATGACATGTTCAACGGCGACTGGCTGCTCGCCCTGGCCGCCTACAACGCTGGCGAAGGTACGGTCAGCCGGGCCATCGAGCGCAACGAACGGCTCGGCCTGCCCACCGACTACTGGAACCTGCCGCTGCCGCAGGAAACCCGTGACTATGTGCCCAAGCTGCTGGCCCTGTCGCAAGTGGTCTCCACCCCGGAGGCCTATGGCGTCAATCTCAGCCCGATCGCCAACGAACCCTACTTCGAAGCCATCGCCATCAACGAGCGCCTGGACCTGACGCGGGTCGCCGCCTTCGCCAACATCGACGAAGACGAGCTGATCCAGCTCAATCCGGCCTTCAAGAAGCGCATGACCGTGGACGGTCCCCAGCAACTGCTGGTGCCGACCGCCAAGGCGCAACTGCTGAGCGACAGCCTGTCCAACCTCAAGCCCGAGCAACTGCTCAGCCTGCAGCCGAACAAAGCCGTGTTCGAGCGCGCCGTGGCAGAAGCCAAGGCTCCGGCCACCGCGCGCAGCTATCGGGTCAAGCGTGGCGACAACCTGAGCACCATCGCCAAGGCCAACCGGGTCTCGGTCAAGGATATCCAGCGCTGGAACAAGCTGCCTGGCAACCGCGTCAAGGCGGGCCAGGTACTGGCACTGCGGGGCGGCAGCGCGCCAGGTGCAGCCGGCAACCGGGTTGCCGCTTCTGGCCAGCGCTCTACCCAGTACAAGGTGCGCAAGGGTGACTCGCTGTATTTGGTTGCCAAACGTTTCAACGTCGAAATGAAACACCTCAAGCGCTGGAATCCACGCAGCGGCCACGCGCTCAAGCCAGGCCAGACGCTGACCGTCTACCTGTCGCGCTGA
- a CDS encoding extracellular solute-binding protein: MTPMPRLRRLAGSLLLACLSLPAVAAPQHALTLYDEAPKYPADFKHFDYVNPDAPKGGTFRQSSFGGFDSLNPYINKGVAAEGVGLIYDTLMRQSLDEPFTEYGLVAGKIEKAPDNSWVRFYLRPEARFHDGHPIRAEDVVFTFDALIKQGAPLYRQYYADVADVVAEDPLRVKFTFKHKNNRELPLILGQLPVLPKHWYQDRDFARGNLEIPLGSGPYKIAQVKAGRSIRYERVKDYWAKDLPINRGLYNFDLMTFDSYRDNTVALEALKAGAFDYWLEMSAKNWATAYNVPPVRDGRLIKEELPNGNPTGMQGFVFNLRRPVFQDVRVREALSLLLDYEWTNKQLFNGAYTRTGSYFENSEMAARGLPSDNELKILEPLRGKVPERAFSEAFHNPVSDGSGMIRDQQRKAYQLLQEAGWKIANDKMVDAQGKPVSIEFLLVQTEFERVLLPFKRNLADLGIELTIRRVDVSQYINRLRSRDFDMIVGGFPQSNSPGNEQREYWSSAAADNPGSRNFIGLRDPAIDQLVEQLINADSRQNLIDHTRALDRVLLWGYYVIPNWHIKTWRVAYWNHIGHPEVSPKYDVGIDTWWIKPNVTPAVTEAPADEAN, from the coding sequence ATGACGCCAATGCCCCGCCTGCGCCGGCTGGCAGGCAGCCTACTGCTCGCCTGCCTGAGCCTTCCGGCCGTGGCCGCACCGCAACATGCGCTCACGCTCTACGACGAGGCGCCGAAATACCCGGCCGACTTCAAGCACTTCGACTACGTCAACCCCGACGCGCCCAAGGGCGGCACCTTCCGCCAGTCCAGCTTCGGTGGCTTCGACAGCCTCAACCCGTACATCAACAAGGGCGTCGCCGCTGAGGGCGTGGGACTGATCTACGACACCCTGATGCGCCAGAGCCTGGACGAGCCGTTCACCGAGTACGGCCTGGTCGCCGGCAAGATCGAGAAGGCTCCGGACAACAGCTGGGTGCGCTTCTACTTGCGCCCTGAAGCACGCTTCCACGATGGTCATCCGATCCGTGCCGAGGACGTGGTATTCACCTTCGATGCCCTGATCAAGCAAGGTGCGCCGCTGTACCGGCAGTACTACGCCGATGTGGCAGACGTGGTCGCCGAAGACCCGCTGCGCGTGAAGTTCACCTTCAAGCACAAGAACAACCGCGAGCTGCCGCTGATCCTCGGTCAACTGCCGGTACTGCCCAAGCACTGGTACCAGGACCGCGACTTCGCCCGCGGCAACCTGGAGATTCCGCTGGGCAGCGGCCCGTACAAGATCGCCCAGGTCAAGGCCGGGCGCTCGATCCGCTATGAGCGGGTCAAGGACTACTGGGCCAAGGACCTGCCGATCAATCGGGGCCTGTACAATTTCGACCTGATGACCTTCGACTCCTACCGCGACAACACCGTGGCCCTGGAGGCGCTCAAGGCCGGCGCATTCGACTACTGGCTGGAGATGAGCGCGAAGAACTGGGCCACCGCCTACAACGTCCCCCCGGTGCGCGACGGCCGCCTGATCAAGGAAGAACTGCCCAACGGCAACCCCACCGGCATGCAAGGCTTCGTTTTCAACCTGCGCCGCCCGGTGTTCCAGGACGTGCGCGTGCGCGAAGCGCTGAGCCTGTTGCTGGACTACGAGTGGACCAACAAGCAGCTGTTCAATGGGGCCTACACCCGCACCGGCAGCTACTTCGAAAACTCCGAAATGGCCGCCCGTGGCCTGCCTAGCGACAACGAGCTGAAAATCCTCGAACCGCTGCGGGGCAAAGTTCCCGAGCGGGCCTTCAGCGAAGCCTTCCACAACCCGGTCAGCGATGGCAGCGGCATGATCCGCGACCAGCAGCGCAAGGCCTACCAGCTGTTGCAGGAAGCGGGTTGGAAGATCGCCAACGACAAGATGGTCGATGCCCAGGGCAAGCCGGTGAGCATCGAGTTTCTCCTGGTGCAGACCGAGTTCGAACGCGTGCTGTTGCCGTTCAAGCGCAACCTGGCCGACCTCGGCATCGAGCTGACCATCCGCCGTGTCGACGTTTCCCAGTACATCAACCGCCTGCGCTCGCGCGACTTCGACATGATCGTCGGCGGTTTCCCGCAGTCCAACTCGCCCGGCAACGAGCAGCGCGAATACTGGAGCAGCGCTGCCGCCGACAACCCTGGCAGCCGCAACTTCATCGGCTTGCGCGACCCGGCCATCGACCAGTTGGTGGAGCAGTTGATCAATGCCGACTCGCGCCAGAACCTGATCGATCACACCCGGGCGCTGGACCGTGTGCTGCTGTGGGGCTACTACGTGATTCCCAACTGGCACATCAAGACCTGGCGCGTGGCCTACTGGAACCACATCGGCCACCCCGAGGTATCGCCCAAGTACGACGTCGGCATCGATACCTGGTGGATCAAGCCCAACGTGACCCCGGCGGTCACTGAAGCTCCCGCGGACGAGGCGAACTGA
- the gloB gene encoding hydroxyacylglutathione hydrolase: MIQIDALPAFSDNYIWLLQDTAKRRCAVVDPGDAGPVEAWLDAHPDWTLADILVTHHHADHVGGVERLKQRTGARVCGPANERIPGRDLALDDLDQVDVLGLTFDVLAVPGHTLGHIAYYTAQAPVPLLFSGDTLFAAGCGRMFEGTPEQMQPALARLAALPAATQVYCAHEYTLSNLRFARAVEPENPHVAQRFEDVTRLRADNRITLPSTIGLERQTNPFLRTAETSVKQKADEWKGLSNTSQAAVFAALRSWKDTF, encoded by the coding sequence ATGATACAGATCGATGCACTACCCGCTTTCTCCGACAACTACATCTGGTTGTTACAGGATACTGCCAAACGCCGCTGCGCGGTGGTCGATCCGGGTGACGCCGGCCCGGTTGAGGCCTGGCTCGATGCCCATCCCGACTGGACACTGGCCGACATCCTGGTGACCCACCACCACGCCGACCACGTCGGCGGTGTCGAGCGCCTCAAGCAGCGCACCGGCGCACGTGTCTGCGGCCCGGCGAACGAGCGCATCCCCGGCCGCGACCTGGCCCTGGACGACCTCGACCAGGTCGATGTGCTCGGGCTGACCTTCGACGTACTGGCCGTACCGGGCCATACCCTCGGCCACATCGCCTACTACACCGCCCAGGCGCCCGTGCCGCTGCTGTTCAGTGGCGACACCCTGTTCGCTGCCGGCTGCGGGCGCATGTTCGAAGGCACCCCCGAACAGATGCAGCCCGCCCTCGCCCGCCTGGCCGCCCTGCCAGCCGCCACGCAGGTGTATTGCGCGCACGAATACACCCTGAGCAACCTGCGCTTCGCCAGGGCCGTGGAGCCGGAAAATCCACACGTTGCCCAACGGTTCGAGGACGTTACCCGGCTACGTGCCGACAATCGCATCACATTGCCATCAACCATCGGCCTCGAGCGTCAGACCAACCCCTTCCTGCGTACCGCTGAAACATCCGTTAAACAAAAAGCAGACGAATGGAAGGGGCTTTCCAATACAAGCCAAGCCGCTGTTTTTGCTGCCTTGAGGTCTTGGAAGGACACCTTCTGA